A genome region from Gemmatimonadota bacterium includes the following:
- a CDS encoding shikimate kinase, whose amino-acid sequence MGRTLTVAPAPDAHLPGHPAELPFRRILLVGFMGSGKSTVGALLARELGWSFVDLDSVLEERAGRTIPEIFREEGEAAFRETEARVAGEFLEETAVVLASGGGWPCHEGRMESVGEGTLSVWLRVPGAEVWERVSREPGSRPLLRVSRPRERIEELLAAREPHYKKAAWWVETGNRRPEEIVRLVMDHLATDPERPLRA is encoded by the coding sequence TTGGGGCGAACGCTGACGGTGGCGCCGGCCCCGGATGCGCACCTGCCGGGACACCCCGCCGAGCTTCCCTTTCGGCGCATCCTCCTCGTGGGATTCATGGGGAGCGGGAAGAGCACGGTGGGTGCTCTCCTCGCGCGGGAGCTCGGGTGGAGTTTCGTGGATCTCGATTCCGTCCTCGAGGAGAGGGCCGGGCGCACGATCCCGGAGATCTTTCGCGAGGAAGGGGAGGCGGCCTTCCGGGAAACCGAGGCGCGCGTGGCCGGCGAATTCCTCGAGGAGACGGCAGTCGTCCTCGCCTCGGGGGGCGGGTGGCCGTGCCACGAGGGACGAATGGAGTCGGTCGGAGAAGGGACCCTTTCCGTCTGGCTTCGGGTTCCGGGTGCGGAGGTATGGGAGCGCGTGAGCCGAGAACCGGGGTCGCGTCCCCTCCTCCGGGTTTCGCGACCGCGAGAGCGGATCGAGGAGCTCCTCGCGGCGCGGGAGCCCCATTACAAAAAAGCGGCGTGGTGGGTCGAGACGGGGAACCGCCGCCCCGAGGAAATCGTTCGGTTGGTGATGGACCATTTGGCGACCGATCCGGAGCGGCCTCTTCGAGCCTGA
- the aroC gene encoding chorismate synthase, whose amino-acid sequence MTLLRSISFGTAGESHGRGLVAFLEGIPAGLSLEMARDVDPHLARRQGGHGRGRRMEIESDRAEIISGVRLGETLGSPISMLIWNRDWENWTTAMSPLPPPADENPKALRAMYLPRPGHADLVGVLKYNRRDTRDILERASARETAARVACAAVARRLLSEFGIEIGSHVRSIGDVEARPPEALPDDLNGAADISPVRTLDPEASARMVEAIDRARDAGDTLGGVFEVVATGVPVGLGSHVSWDRKLDGRLAGAMMSIQAIKGVEIGLGFEGARRPGSRVHDPIVRSSAADRAGGFARSSNGAGGLEGGVTTGEPIVVRGAMKPISTLMKQRLPSVDLRDGSAQEAATERSDVCAVPAAAVVGEAMVALVVADAFMEKFAGDSIQETRRNFEGYLAYLSERGWGER is encoded by the coding sequence ATGACGCTCCTTCGCAGCATTTCTTTTGGGACCGCCGGGGAATCCCACGGGAGGGGACTCGTGGCCTTCCTCGAAGGGATCCCCGCCGGTCTTTCTCTGGAAATGGCGCGGGACGTGGACCCTCATCTGGCGAGGCGCCAGGGCGGACATGGCCGCGGGCGCCGGATGGAGATCGAGTCGGACCGGGCCGAGATCATCTCCGGGGTCCGCCTCGGCGAGACGCTCGGGTCTCCGATCTCCATGCTCATCTGGAATCGGGACTGGGAAAACTGGACCACGGCGATGAGCCCCCTGCCTCCCCCCGCCGACGAGAACCCGAAAGCGTTACGCGCCATGTACCTCCCCCGCCCAGGTCATGCCGACCTGGTCGGCGTGCTGAAATACAACCGACGGGACACTCGCGACATCCTGGAGCGGGCCAGCGCCCGGGAGACCGCGGCCCGCGTGGCCTGTGCCGCCGTGGCGCGCCGCCTCCTTTCCGAGTTCGGGATCGAGATCGGGAGTCACGTTCGCTCCATCGGGGACGTCGAGGCGCGCCCTCCCGAGGCGCTTCCCGACGACCTGAATGGGGCGGCAGATATTTCACCGGTTCGCACTCTCGATCCCGAGGCGAGCGCGCGGATGGTGGAGGCGATCGACCGGGCCAGGGACGCAGGCGACACCCTCGGTGGGGTCTTCGAGGTCGTCGCGACCGGGGTTCCCGTCGGGCTGGGAAGCCACGTCAGCTGGGACCGAAAGCTGGACGGCCGCCTCGCGGGTGCGATGATGTCCATCCAGGCGATCAAGGGAGTCGAGATCGGGCTCGGTTTCGAGGGGGCCCGGCGTCCGGGCTCCCGCGTTCACGACCCGATCGTACGGAGCAGCGCGGCCGACCGCGCGGGGGGATTCGCGCGCTCCTCCAATGGAGCCGGGGGGCTCGAAGGGGGCGTCACTACGGGCGAGCCGATCGTGGTTCGCGGCGCGATGAAGCCGATCTCGACGCTCATGAAGCAGCGCCTCCCTTCGGTGGACCTCCGCGATGGGAGCGCCCAGGAGGCCGCCACGGAGCGGAGCGACGTCTGCGCGGTCCCCGCTGCCGCAGTGGTGGGCGAGGCGATGGTCGCGCTCGTCGTTGCGGACGCGTTCATGGAAAAATTCGCGGGGGACTCCATCCAGGAGACACGCCGGAACTTCGAGGGATACCTCGCGTACCTGTCCGAGCGCGGTTGGGGCGAACGCTGA